The Aedes aegypti strain LVP_AGWG chromosome 3, AaegL5.0 Primary Assembly, whole genome shotgun sequence genome contains a region encoding:
- the LOC5575627 gene encoding squamous cell carcinoma antigen recognized by T-cells 3 — protein MSDAEMKAMEDSNDDSMDAGEDTETRQKKDAGSGEGSSSDSEMDDDDDDDAVEEARQIKQYLELLGKIQEDKYNYDSYVQLLEVAHQMTDLDKIRQSAEIFAEVYPLSPDIWLRWLKIEVAMASSPEQIKEVDALFRRALRDYFSVEVAAEYANLAAKADKDLSEAIWDVLIPTYGLHVTKGRTIFEAYREDFLEKNEDSPERLNRLARIYEQELKIPLKNMEDSYIEYKLLCEKYKDVLKDLNPEKFERRYRQAKDLLQKMLPFEDMLAKLEPHCHQERAELYREYIRECRSQLGDDETQVLYERSVTDCCLDPTVWCDYLKYLDKYPPDEDEDSASPVFSQTTETLVNRALRNCPWSAELYVEKMRIFERERRDKADVLKIMEEVATVEFQAPEPAVKVWLEYLTYLRRHCHFEDEKERDILRSNFELAWNQLGRTWGEMADPECKILQFWGRLEYGSLGDPLKGRELWQNVMDSSDNCTRVGLWIEYAELESKRGTDPVRKVYRKAIGAVGLNDPETLAAAWMRFERCNGSLEQLASCQELCMATIQAYYKTLSQQRYAKGRRSDPAKGSDVNDSPKKKPLKRAHDEHPHSDETAFKKPSIPVGPSVSKKPEPTLEDTTKRIRLDEPKPVDTSNDSKRLFFSNLSFEATEDQIRATFPELKFKSIELVHGSSGKSRGFGYAEFESEQDVQKALSFDRRPLDGRPVFISSLARDKSSRQNKFKYSEKFEPNKLFVKGLPFEATNDDVRKLFEPYGKLKDVRVVYYRSGKSKGLAYVEYESEVAAKNAVLHLDQHNMNGFTITVAISAPPPRGNPTATTAVKEVEQPGSLGAGKRHLVKGDAKMKLSSMIPTALLRKTAAAGPSGISAAPIATTDKPKSNEDFRKLLLKK, from the exons ATGTCCGACGCCGAAATGAAAGCGATGGAGGATTCGAAC GACGACTCCATGGACGCCGGGGAAGATACCGAAACTCGTCAGAAGAAAGATGCCGGATCGGGAGAGGGCAGTTCTTCCGACAGTGAgatggatgatgatgatgacgacgatgcAGTGGAGGAAGCCCGTCAGATAAAACAGTACCTGGAGCTGCTAGGAAAGATTCAGGAGGATAAGTACAATTATGACTCATATGTGCAGCTGCTGGAAGTTGCTCA TCAAATGACCGATCTGGACAAGATCCGCCAGAGTGCGGAGATATTCGCCGAGGTGTATCCCCTTTCCCCGGACATCTGGTTGCGCTGGCTGAAAATTGAGGTGGCGATGGCATCCTCACCGGAGCAGATCAAAGAGGTAGATGCGCTGTTCCGCCGAGCATTGAGGGATTACTTCTCGGTGGAGGTTGCTGCGGAATACGCGAATCTGGCGGCCAAGGCTGACAAAGACCTGTCGGAAGCGATTTGGGATGTGCTGATTCCGACCTATGGGCTGCACGTGACCAAGGGAAGAACCATCTTTGAAGCGTACCGTGAGGACTTCTTGGAGAAAAATGAAGACTCACCGGAACGGTTGAATCGATTGGCACGAATCTACGAGCAGGAGCTGAAGATTCCGCTCAAGAACATGGAGGATTCTTACATCGAGTACAAGCTTCTTTGCGAGAAGTACAAGGACGTCCTAAAGGATCTGAATCCGGAAAAGTTCGAGCGGCGATACCGGCAGGCGAAGGATCTGTTGCAGAAGATGCTTCCGTTTGAAGACATGTTGGCTAAGCTGGAGCCTCACTGCCACCAGGAGCGAGCGGAACTGTATCGGGAATACATCCGTGAATGCCGATCCCAGCTGGGTGACGACGAAACGCAGGTTCTGTACGAACGATCGGTGACAGATTGCTGTCTGGACCCGACAGTTTGGTGTGACTATCTGAAGTATTTGGATAAGTATCCGCCGGATGAGGATGAGGATTCGGCTTCACCGGTCTTCAGTCAGACGACGGAAACGTTGGTCAACAGGGCGTTGAGGAACTGTCCCTGGAGTGCCGAGTTGTACGTGGAGAAGATGAGAATATTCGAGCGGGAAAGGCGTGACAAGGCGGACGTGCTTAAGATTATGGAGGAAGTGGCCACGGTGGAGTTTCAAGCTCCGGAACCAGCTGTGAAGGTGTGGCTGGAATACTTGACCTATTTGAGAAGGCATTGTCACTTTGAGGACGAGAAGGAGCGCGACATATTGAGGTCAAATTTCGAGCTGGCGTGGAATCAGTTGGGAAGGACTTGGGGCGAGATGGCTGACCCGGAGTGCAAGATTCTGCAATTCTGGGGAAGACTGGAATATGGTTCGCTGGGCGATCCGTTGAAGGGACGAGAGTTGTGGCAGAACGTGATGGACAGTTCGGACAACTGCACTCGAGTAGGACTGTGGATCGAATATGCTGAATTGGAATCTAAACGTGGTACAGATCCGGTGCGAAAGGTTTACCGGAAGGCCATTGGAGCTGTTGGGTTGAACGATCCGGAGACGCTGGCCGCAGCTTGGATGAGATTCGAAAGGTGTAACGGTTCTCTCGAACAATTGGCCAGCTGCCAGGAGCTCTGCATGGCCACAATCCAAGCTTACTACAAGACGCTCAGTCAGCAACGATACGCCAAAGGGCGTCGATCCGATCCGGCAAAAGGATCCGATGTGAACGATTCACCGAAAAAGAAACCCCTTAAACGAGCTCACGATGAACATCCACATTCAGACGAAACGGCATTTAAAAAACCAAGCATTCCAGTAGGACCATCAGTCTCGAAAAAGCCAGAACCGACCCTGGAAGACACCACCAAACGCATCCGATTGGACGAACCCAAACCTGTGGACACATCTAACGACAGTAAACGACTCTTCTTCAGCAATCTGAGCTTCGAAGCCACCGAGGACCAGATCCGAGCCACCTTCCCGGAGCTCAAGTTCAAATCCATCGAATTAGTTCACGGTTCCAGTGGCAAAAGCCGAGGCTTCGGCTACGCAGAATTCGAAAGCGAACAGGACGTCCAAAAAGCCTTAAGCTTCGATCGAAGACCCCTGGATGGCCGCCCCGTGTTCATCTCCTCCCTCGCCCGGGACAAATCCAGCCGACAGAACAAGTTCAAGTATTCGGAAAAGTTCGAACCGAACAAACTCTTCGTCAAAGGGCTTCCCTTCGAGGCGACCAACGACGACGTCCGGAAGCTGTTCGAGCCCTACGGTAAGCTGAAGGACGTCCGGGTGGTTTACTACCGCAGTGGAAAGAGCAAGGGATTGGCCTACGTGGAGTACGAATCGGAAGTGGCCGCCAAGAATGCCGTCCTGCACCTGGATCAACACAACATGAACGGATTCACCATAACGGTAGCCATTTCTGCTCCTCCTCCGAGAGGGAATCCCACGGCTACGACGGCGGTAAAGGAAGTGGAGCAACCTGGAAGTTTGGGCGCTGGAAAACGACATCTCGTGAAAGG